One Elaeis guineensis isolate ETL-2024a chromosome 10, EG11, whole genome shotgun sequence genomic window carries:
- the LOC105053442 gene encoding uncharacterized protein At2g34160 isoform X1, with amino-acid sequence MEAVMVAEAVKDPTVAVGVVAPGKKNRIQVSTHKKPLYFYVNLAKRYMQQNNEIELSALGMVNEVKNSMLPGMITDDFLILFSCIPAIGTVVTVAEILKNSGLATQKKILTSTVGTKDETKGRLVRKAKIEILLGKTENSNDAAIATKVDEIKAGNEDTEEESKEETKE; translated from the exons aTGGAGGCGGTGATGGTCGCGGAGGCGGTGAAGGACCCCACGGTGGCGGTGGGGGTGGTGGCGCCGGGAAAGAAGAACCGCATCCAGGTCTCCACCCACAAGAAGCCGCTCTACTTCTACGTCAATCTCGCTAAG AGGTACATGCAGCAGAACAATGAGATCGAGCTCTCTGCGCTGGGAATGG TTAATGAAGTGAAGAATTCAATGCTACCTGGCATGATCACTGATGATTTCTTGATCCTATTTTCGTGTATTCCAGCTATTGGCACTGTCGTTACTGTTGCCGAGATACTGAAGAACAGTGGCCTGGCTACTCAGAAGA AGATTCTGACATCGACTGTTGGCACCAAAGATGAGACCAAGGGCCGCCTTGTCCGGAAAGCCAAG ATTGAGATACTGCTGGGGAAGACAGAGAACTCCAACGATGCTGCGATCGCCACCAAGGTCGATGAGATCAAGGCTGGCAATGAAGACACTGAGGAAGAAAGCAAGGAAGAAACCAAGGAATGA
- the LOC105053442 gene encoding uncharacterized protein At2g34160 isoform X2, translating to MEAVMVAEAVKDPTVAVGVVAPGKKNRIQVSTHKKPLYFYVNLAKRYMQQNNEIELSALGMAIGTVVTVAEILKNSGLATQKKILTSTVGTKDETKGRLVRKAKIEILLGKTENSNDAAIATKVDEIKAGNEDTEEESKEETKE from the exons aTGGAGGCGGTGATGGTCGCGGAGGCGGTGAAGGACCCCACGGTGGCGGTGGGGGTGGTGGCGCCGGGAAAGAAGAACCGCATCCAGGTCTCCACCCACAAGAAGCCGCTCTACTTCTACGTCAATCTCGCTAAG AGGTACATGCAGCAGAACAATGAGATCGAGCTCTCTGCGCTGGGAATGG CTATTGGCACTGTCGTTACTGTTGCCGAGATACTGAAGAACAGTGGCCTGGCTACTCAGAAGA AGATTCTGACATCGACTGTTGGCACCAAAGATGAGACCAAGGGCCGCCTTGTCCGGAAAGCCAAG ATTGAGATACTGCTGGGGAAGACAGAGAACTCCAACGATGCTGCGATCGCCACCAAGGTCGATGAGATCAAGGCTGGCAATGAAGACACTGAGGAAGAAAGCAAGGAAGAAACCAAGGAATGA